A genomic window from Agrobacterium tumefaciens includes:
- the rocF gene encoding arginase, with translation MDIRLIGAPLQIGAGQLGCEMGPSAYRIAGLTRALEDLGHRVVDTGNVTPAPLKEFSHPNPAVHHLSETVAWTEALTEAAYRESDGALPIFLGGDHAISAGTVAGMARRVAENGRPFFVLWLDAHTDYHTLETTRSGNLHGTPVAYFSGRDGFAGYFPPLSHAVPEENIGMIGIRSVDPAERAALEESGITVHDMRSIDEHGVAVLLRAFLARVQEANGLLHVSLDVDFLEPSIAPAVGTTVPGGATFREAHLVMEMLHDSGLVCSLDLVELNPFLDERGRTATLMVDLAASLLGKRVMDRPTRAG, from the coding sequence ATGGATATCAGGCTGATTGGTGCGCCGTTGCAGATAGGTGCCGGGCAATTGGGATGTGAGATGGGGCCGAGTGCCTATCGCATTGCCGGTCTTACGCGCGCCCTTGAGGATCTGGGCCATCGGGTGGTCGATACCGGCAATGTGACGCCGGCGCCCCTCAAGGAATTTTCCCACCCCAATCCGGCGGTGCATCACCTCTCCGAGACGGTGGCCTGGACGGAGGCGCTGACGGAGGCGGCCTACCGCGAAAGCGATGGCGCATTGCCGATCTTTCTCGGTGGCGACCACGCGATTTCGGCGGGAACCGTTGCCGGCATGGCGCGCCGCGTCGCGGAAAATGGGCGTCCGTTTTTCGTGCTCTGGCTCGATGCCCATACCGACTATCACACGCTGGAGACAACGCGCAGCGGTAACCTGCATGGCACACCGGTCGCCTACTTCAGCGGGCGTGACGGGTTCGCGGGCTATTTTCCGCCCCTTTCCCATGCGGTTCCCGAAGAGAATATTGGCATGATCGGTATTCGCAGCGTTGATCCGGCCGAGAGGGCCGCTCTGGAAGAGAGTGGCATTACTGTTCACGATATGCGCTCGATAGACGAACACGGCGTCGCCGTCCTGCTGCGGGCATTCCTGGCGCGGGTTCAAGAGGCAAACGGCCTCCTGCATGTCAGTCTCGATGTCGATTTCCTCGAACCGTCGATCGCGCCTGCGGTCGGCACCACGGTTCCGGGCGGGGCGACGTTCCGGGAGGCGCATCTGGTGATGGAAATGCTGCATGATAGCGGGCTGGTCTGCAGCCTCGATCTGGTGGAGCTTAATCCTTTCCTCGATGAGCGCGGCAGAACCGCGACCCTGATGGTCGATCTTGCCGCCAGCCTGTTGGGCAAGCGGGTCATGGATCGCCCGACACGGGCTGGCTGA
- a CDS encoding ornithine cyclodeaminase codes for MTAIPNLNIVPFVSVDHMMKLVLRVGIDTFLRELADAVEEDFRRWESFDKTPRIASHSREGVIELMPTSDGTLYGFKYVNGHPKNMREGRQTVTAFGVLSDVGNGYPLLLTEMTILTALRTAATSAVAAKHLVRKNARSMAIIGNGAQSEFQARAFKAILGIDTLRLFDIDRSASEKCARNLAGQGLAIKICDSAQEAVEGADIITTVTADKQYATILTDNMVGPGIHINAVGGDCPGKTELHRDILLRSDIFVEYPPQTRIEGEIQQLPADYPVIELWQVIAGEKQGRVSDRQITLFDSVGFATEDFSALRYVRSKLAATGLYTELDLLADPDEPRDLFGMLLRCEAALV; via the coding sequence ATGACGGCAATACCGAACCTCAATATCGTACCTTTCGTCAGCGTCGATCACATGATGAAACTTGTGCTCAGGGTGGGGATCGATACCTTTCTGCGCGAGCTTGCCGATGCAGTGGAGGAAGATTTCCGCCGCTGGGAAAGCTTCGACAAGACCCCGCGCATTGCGTCGCACTCCAGGGAGGGCGTCATCGAGTTGATGCCGACCAGCGACGGCACGCTTTACGGCTTCAAATATGTCAATGGTCATCCGAAAAACATGAGGGAGGGCCGCCAGACCGTGACGGCATTCGGCGTGCTTTCCGATGTCGGCAACGGCTACCCGCTGCTTCTGACCGAGATGACGATCCTGACGGCGCTGCGCACCGCCGCCACCTCGGCGGTCGCTGCAAAACATCTCGTCCGTAAAAATGCCCGCTCGATGGCCATCATCGGCAATGGCGCGCAGAGTGAGTTTCAGGCGCGCGCCTTCAAGGCCATTCTCGGCATCGATACGCTGCGGCTTTTTGATATAGACCGCTCGGCCAGCGAAAAATGCGCCCGCAATCTTGCCGGCCAAGGCCTTGCGATCAAGATTTGCGATAGTGCGCAGGAGGCGGTCGAAGGCGCGGATATCATCACCACCGTCACTGCCGACAAGCAATATGCGACGATCCTGACCGACAACATGGTCGGTCCCGGCATTCACATCAACGCCGTCGGCGGCGATTGTCCCGGCAAGACGGAACTGCACCGGGATATTCTGCTGCGCTCGGATATTTTCGTCGAATATCCGCCGCAGACGCGCATCGAAGGCGAAATCCAGCAGCTACCGGCGGATTACCCCGTCATCGAACTTTGGCAGGTCATTGCCGGTGAAAAGCAGGGGCGGGTAAGCGACCGACAGATCACGCTGTTTGACAGCGTCGGCTTCGCGACGGAAGATTTTTCGGCGCTGCGTTACGTGCGCTCGAAACTGGCAGCGACCGGGCTTTATACCGAGCTGGATCTGCTGGCCGATCCGGATGAGCCGCGCGATCTGTTCGGAATGCTGTTGCGCTGCGAGGCAGCCCTCGTCTGA
- the iolG gene encoding inositol 2-dehydrogenase, translated as MVTKLALLGAGRIGKVHAKAITTDSRAKLVAVVDAMAGAAEAIAREAQCKVSTIDEVLADNTIDAVIICTPTNTHADLIERFARAGKAIFCEKPVDLDVSRAEACAKVVEETGAKVMLGFNRRFDPHFQAVHKAIEDGRIGKVEMVTITSRDPGPPPAEYIKVSGGIFRDMTIHDFDMARFLLGEEVESVFATGSVLVNPEIGALGDFDSASIILTTKSGRQAIISNSRRATYGYDQRIEVHGSLGSAAAENQRPVSIEIANAEGYTRPPLHDFFMTRYTAAYAAEITAFIDSIENNVAPTPSIKDGLIALKLADAALKSVASKAVVTIG; from the coding sequence ATGGTTACGAAATTGGCACTGCTGGGCGCTGGACGGATCGGCAAGGTCCACGCCAAGGCAATCACCACCGACAGCCGCGCGAAGCTGGTTGCCGTCGTGGATGCCATGGCCGGCGCTGCGGAAGCAATCGCCCGCGAAGCGCAGTGCAAGGTGAGCACGATCGATGAGGTTCTGGCCGACAACACGATCGACGCCGTCATCATCTGCACGCCGACCAACACCCATGCCGACCTGATCGAGCGTTTCGCCCGCGCCGGCAAGGCCATATTCTGCGAAAAGCCCGTTGATCTGGATGTGAGCCGGGCGGAGGCCTGCGCCAAGGTGGTTGAAGAAACCGGCGCAAAGGTGATGCTCGGCTTCAACCGCCGTTTCGATCCGCACTTTCAGGCTGTCCACAAGGCCATTGAAGATGGCCGCATCGGCAAGGTGGAAATGGTGACCATCACCAGCCGCGATCCCGGTCCGCCACCGGCGGAATATATCAAGGTTTCTGGCGGTATTTTCCGCGACATGACCATCCATGATTTCGACATGGCCCGTTTCCTGCTCGGCGAGGAAGTGGAAAGCGTGTTTGCGACAGGCTCCGTTCTGGTCAATCCGGAAATCGGCGCGCTTGGCGATTTCGACAGCGCCAGCATCATCCTGACGACCAAGAGCGGCAGGCAGGCGATCATCTCGAACTCCCGGCGCGCGACCTATGGTTACGACCAGCGTATCGAAGTGCATGGTTCGCTTGGTTCGGCAGCGGCCGAAAACCAGCGGCCTGTCTCCATCGAAATCGCCAATGCCGAAGGCTATACCCGCCCGCCGCTGCATGATTTCTTCATGACGCGTTATACGGCAGCCTATGCGGCAGAAATTACCGCTTTCATCGATAGTATCGAAAACAATGTCGCACCGACCCCTTCCATCAAGGACGGGCTGATCGCATTGAAACTGGCCGACGCCGCGCTCAAATCCGTGGCTTCGAAAGCGGTCGTGACGATCGGCTGA
- a CDS encoding DMT family transporter, which produces MPSHKTGYLYALVAFTIFAAQDGISKHLGTFYPPVFVAMLRYWAFAVFVFLMAAASPGGIRGAVMANRPWLQIGRGVLLAVQIVFSIFSFAVVGLAHSHSILASAPLIVAALSVPLLGEHVGWRRWCAIFVGFIGVLVILKPDGEGFDNSLLITFVAVFMLALYSVLTRLGSKSDSAMTSFFYTGVAGAAALTLVGPFYWVSIAPQDWGWMLALCITGMSGHYCLIKAFELADAASVQPFSYYQLVLVSIIGVTVYGEVVTSNMVLGAAIVIAAGLFTIWREHVAGRKERRQAD; this is translated from the coding sequence ATGCCATCACACAAGACCGGTTATCTTTATGCGCTTGTCGCCTTCACGATCTTTGCGGCGCAGGATGGCATATCGAAACACCTGGGCACCTTCTATCCGCCGGTCTTCGTCGCGATGTTGCGATACTGGGCCTTCGCCGTTTTTGTTTTCCTGATGGCCGCTGCTTCACCCGGTGGCATCCGTGGTGCCGTCATGGCCAACCGTCCCTGGTTGCAGATTGGCCGCGGCGTCCTGCTTGCCGTGCAGATCGTTTTCTCCATCTTCTCCTTTGCCGTTGTCGGGCTGGCGCACAGCCATTCCATCCTCGCCTCCGCGCCGCTGATTGTTGCGGCTCTTTCCGTGCCATTGCTTGGAGAACATGTCGGCTGGCGGCGCTGGTGCGCCATTTTTGTCGGTTTCATCGGCGTTCTCGTCATCTTGAAACCCGATGGCGAAGGTTTCGATAACAGCCTGCTGATCACCTTTGTGGCCGTCTTCATGCTGGCGCTTTACAGCGTCCTGACCCGACTCGGCAGCAAAAGCGATTCAGCAATGACCAGCTTTTTTTATACCGGCGTGGCCGGTGCGGCGGCGCTGACGCTGGTCGGTCCGTTCTATTGGGTAAGTATAGCACCGCAGGACTGGGGATGGATGCTGGCGCTGTGCATTACCGGCATGAGCGGCCATTATTGCCTGATCAAGGCATTCGAACTGGCGGATGCGGCCTCGGTACAGCCCTTTTCCTATTACCAGCTGGTGCTCGTCTCCATCATCGGCGTCACCGTCTATGGCGAGGTCGTCACGTCCAATATGGTTCTGGGCGCAGCGATCGTGATTGCCGCCGGTCTCTTCACCATCTGGCGCGAACATGTGGCCGGCCGGAAGGAACGCCGGCAGGCGGACTAA
- a CDS encoding Lrp/AsnC family transcriptional regulator — MDILDERLVTLLRHNGRRSISDLAIETETSRATVRSHIEKMENDGTIIGYTVILRADAVEAAIRGIMMIEIEGHVTDRVIRTLGGFPEISEIHTTNGRWDLILELNAATLSDFDAVLRRIRLVPGITGSETSILLSTPRSTRARL, encoded by the coding sequence ATGGATATCCTCGACGAGCGGCTCGTAACCCTTTTGCGGCACAACGGCCGGCGCAGCATTTCCGATCTGGCCATCGAAACGGAAACCTCGCGCGCGACGGTGCGGTCACATATCGAAAAAATGGAAAATGACGGCACCATCATCGGCTACACCGTCATCCTGCGTGCCGATGCGGTGGAAGCCGCGATCCGCGGCATCATGATGATCGAAATTGAAGGCCATGTGACGGACCGCGTCATCCGCACGCTTGGCGGTTTCCCGGAAATATCCGAAATCCACACCACAAACGGGCGCTGGGACCTTATCCTGGAACTCAATGCCGCAACGCTCAGCGATTTCGACGCCGTGCTGCGCCGCATCCGTCTCGTACCCGGCATCACGGGCAGCGAGACAAGCATTCTGCTCTCCACCCCGCGCTCGACCCGCGCGCGGCTCTGA
- a CDS encoding beta-ketoacyl-ACP synthase III, translated as MQTRSSRMAGFGHAVPARCVGNAEIEARLGLDAGWIERRTGIRTRYWAGEGDTLSGLAERAGRLALEDAKIGSDDIALTLLATSTPDHLLPPSAPLLAHRLGLTRSGAIDLAGACSGFLYALTLADGFVRTHGRAVLVVAANILSRRINPAERASAVLFADAAGAVVVAPCRDAERGLLSAGLVSDGSGYDLIQIGAGGSSQPFSLDMPIEETLMTMRDGREVFSRAVALMTQTSQQVLQQAGIKTANIDRFVPHQANARMFDAVCGNLGIDRQKTVRTVETFGNSSAATIPLSLSVANAERRFVEGETLLLTAAGAGLTGGAVIYRV; from the coding sequence ATGCAGACACGTTCTTCCCGCATGGCCGGTTTCGGACATGCCGTCCCCGCGCGATGCGTCGGCAATGCCGAAATAGAAGCGCGTCTTGGGCTGGACGCCGGCTGGATCGAGCGGCGGACGGGTATCCGCACGCGTTATTGGGCCGGAGAGGGCGATACGTTAAGCGGGCTTGCGGAAAGAGCCGGCCGTTTGGCGCTGGAAGACGCCAAGATCGGCTCTGACGATATTGCGCTGACATTGCTGGCAACCTCGACACCGGACCATCTTCTCCCGCCTTCCGCACCGCTGCTTGCCCATCGCCTCGGCCTGACACGCTCCGGCGCTATCGATCTTGCCGGGGCCTGTTCCGGTTTTCTTTATGCGCTCACCCTCGCGGATGGTTTTGTCCGCACCCATGGCCGTGCGGTACTCGTCGTCGCCGCCAATATTTTGAGCCGCCGCATCAATCCGGCGGAAAGGGCGAGTGCCGTTCTATTCGCCGATGCCGCCGGGGCCGTTGTGGTTGCCCCGTGCCGGGACGCTGAGCGTGGCCTCCTCTCCGCCGGTCTCGTTTCCGATGGCAGCGGCTACGACCTTATCCAGATAGGGGCCGGCGGCAGCAGCCAGCCTTTCTCCCTTGATATGCCGATTGAAGAGACGCTGATGACGATGCGGGATGGGCGCGAAGTCTTTTCCCGCGCCGTCGCGTTGATGACGCAGACCTCACAGCAGGTGCTGCAACAGGCCGGTATAAAAACTGCCAATATCGACCGCTTTGTTCCACATCAGGCCAATGCCCGTATGTTCGACGCCGTCTGCGGCAATCTCGGCATTGACCGGCAAAAGACGGTGCGCACGGTCGAGACTTTCGGTAATTCGTCTGCCGCCACCATTCCGCTTTCGCTTTCGGTTGCCAATGCTGAAAGACGCTTCGTTGAGGGAGAGACGCTGTTATTGACTGCGGCAGGGGCGGGCCTGACCGGAGGTGCAGTGATTTATCGAGTTTAA